Proteins from a single region of Bdellovibrio bacteriovorus HD100:
- a CDS encoding TolC family protein — protein sequence MKWQWGLITLFFSLSATAQNLTSLQQQLASNNPELRASIARQQAGQSQVKAQWSPFLPELSASAGYGKENTLHDKDDGYVGYLSGQWNIYRGGQDWKQKSIATQESLIADLDLEITSRRLHRELGEAYYEALLNTHFISVDSEKLQFLHNLRAMAQKKINAGLTSNVDAIELDLEESTLSAEIETHKTDLLVSKDKIKILINSDSAVQLTAQESFPRVSEADFSKSELTRNPTLRKQEALEQSSQLRRQQTQSEYLPSIDINAQYGRLVPQYEDPLKGTESRVSLLMTWTLFSGLETRFKSAAAADIEKAQGFEKAGTRLQLETQVSSLRNKARELLQLRTLLERRQTLTQKYYDLTLSEYRRGVKNSADLASATNSLFDNRTRLLEVQKELAILKLKFDELTL from the coding sequence ATGAAGTGGCAATGGGGTTTGATCACCCTGTTCTTCAGTCTTAGTGCGACTGCGCAAAATCTGACCAGCCTGCAACAGCAACTGGCCAGCAACAATCCGGAATTGCGCGCAAGCATTGCTCGCCAACAGGCCGGCCAAAGTCAGGTCAAGGCCCAGTGGAGCCCTTTCCTGCCCGAGCTTTCCGCTTCTGCGGGATACGGCAAAGAGAATACTTTGCACGACAAGGACGATGGATACGTTGGCTACCTAAGCGGCCAGTGGAACATCTATCGCGGCGGTCAGGACTGGAAACAGAAAAGCATCGCCACACAAGAAAGCCTCATCGCGGATCTCGATCTCGAGATCACATCCCGCCGTTTGCACCGCGAACTGGGGGAGGCCTACTACGAGGCCCTGCTGAACACGCATTTCATTTCAGTCGACTCAGAAAAGCTGCAATTCCTGCACAACTTGCGCGCCATGGCTCAGAAAAAAATCAATGCCGGCCTGACTTCCAATGTGGATGCCATAGAGCTGGATCTGGAAGAAAGCACCCTGTCAGCTGAGATCGAGACCCATAAGACCGATCTATTGGTCTCCAAAGACAAAATCAAAATCCTGATCAACAGCGACAGCGCGGTTCAACTGACTGCGCAAGAGTCCTTCCCACGCGTCAGTGAGGCTGACTTTTCAAAATCAGAACTCACTCGCAATCCGACCCTGCGAAAGCAAGAGGCCCTGGAGCAAAGCTCGCAGCTTCGTCGCCAGCAAACTCAAAGCGAATACCTTCCCAGCATTGACATCAATGCCCAGTACGGCCGCCTGGTTCCTCAGTATGAAGACCCTTTGAAAGGGACCGAGTCCCGGGTTTCACTTCTGATGACCTGGACTCTTTTCTCTGGGCTTGAAACACGCTTTAAAAGTGCCGCCGCCGCAGACATCGAAAAAGCCCAGGGCTTCGAAAAAGCCGGCACCCGCCTGCAACTGGAGACACAAGTTTCCAGCCTGCGCAACAAGGCCCGCGAACTTTTGCAACTGCGCACGTTACTGGAAAGACGCCAGACACTGACTCAGAAATACTATGACCTGACGCTGTCTGAATACCGCCGTGGTGTTAAAAACTCTGCGGACCTTGCCAGCGCCACCAACAGCCTTTTTGACAACCGCACCCGCCTGCTGGAAGTCCAAAAAGAACTTGCGATCCTGAAACTGAAATTTGACGAACTGACCCTTTAA
- a CDS encoding DUF366 family protein encodes METSFIEKKFAYDGSQLRSLFAYLDHGILGPSIVSWVGACSIPFDHMVDGEDLLEKAVIQSDEMLHFIIEVFDRDLFSGVALQRLFASIAKDYVQTHGKGLLTGKSVRRDGDDIYLDTKKLSISIATRSPVSVMVHFAMNVTNKGTPVETLSLQDLQLDPVRVAEDLMSLFRREFESITIATQKVRPVP; translated from the coding sequence ATGGAAACTTCATTTATTGAAAAGAAATTTGCCTATGACGGTTCCCAGCTACGTTCTTTGTTTGCGTATCTGGATCATGGAATTCTGGGGCCCTCCATTGTGTCGTGGGTGGGGGCTTGTTCTATCCCATTTGATCACATGGTGGATGGTGAGGATCTGCTTGAAAAAGCGGTGATCCAGTCCGATGAAATGCTTCATTTTATTATCGAGGTCTTTGACAGGGATTTATTTTCAGGCGTGGCTTTGCAGCGCCTGTTTGCTTCGATTGCGAAAGACTATGTGCAGACTCACGGGAAGGGTCTTCTGACCGGCAAATCAGTTCGCCGTGACGGCGATGATATCTATCTGGATACCAAAAAACTTAGCATCAGCATTGCGACTCGTTCGCCAGTGTCCGTGATGGTTCACTTCGCGATGAACGTCACCAACAAGGGCACTCCGGTTGAAACCCTGTCTTTGCAGGATCTGCAATTGGATCCAGTGCGCGTGGCTGAAGACCTGATGTCCCTGTTCCGTCGCGAATTCGAATCCATTACCATAGCCACCCAAAAAGTCCGCCCCGTCCCTTAG
- the queC gene encoding 7-cyano-7-deazaguanine synthase QueC yields the protein MKKNKKVVVLLSAGLDSTVNAYEAIKHHHEIVLALTFNYGQRAAKKELEASANIAKHLGIPHKVVELPWFKDFNKSSLLVEDQAVPTGSAVEIDNQQKSEETAKSVWVPNRNGIFLNIAAAYAEALGADAVIPGFNAEEAATFPDNSREFLEQATKSLWYSTSNHVTVGCYTAHLKKPDIVRLGQGLKVPWELIWPCYFSGDKWCGQCESCLRSKRAFASANIDVKHLFKE from the coding sequence ATGAAAAAAAACAAAAAGGTCGTAGTGCTTTTGTCGGCGGGTTTGGACTCGACGGTGAACGCTTACGAGGCTATCAAACACCATCATGAAATTGTTCTGGCTTTGACTTTCAATTACGGTCAGCGCGCCGCCAAGAAAGAACTGGAAGCTTCGGCGAACATCGCCAAGCATCTGGGGATTCCGCATAAAGTTGTCGAGCTTCCGTGGTTCAAGGATTTTAACAAGTCTTCTTTGCTGGTCGAGGATCAGGCCGTTCCCACGGGATCTGCCGTTGAAATCGACAATCAGCAAAAATCTGAAGAGACGGCCAAGTCGGTCTGGGTTCCCAATCGCAATGGGATTTTTTTGAATATCGCAGCGGCTTACGCCGAAGCATTGGGTGCCGATGCCGTGATCCCGGGATTTAATGCCGAAGAGGCTGCCACCTTCCCGGACAATTCCCGTGAATTTTTGGAACAAGCGACTAAGTCCCTGTGGTATTCCACGTCCAATCACGTGACGGTGGGCTGTTATACGGCTCACTTGAAAAAGCCGGATATCGTTCGCCTGGGGCAGGGCCTGAAAGTTCCCTGGGAGCTGATCTGGCCTTGTTACTTCTCGGGTGACAAGTGGTGCGGGCAGTGTGAATCCTGTCTTCGTTCCAAACGGGCTTTTGCTTCAGCCAACATTGATGTGAAACATCTTTTTAAGGAGTAG
- the recJ gene encoding single-stranded-DNA-specific exonuclease RecJ, with the protein MNPLWTLRESENEPVIPSNVEGQWPKLITKVLAARGFAEASHVEKLLFPKLADLKDPLVLKGMSQALERLGQAYLNKEKICIYADFDLDGTSGLALLKTGMLALGFPDVLHYQPKRLAEGYGFHAHAVEELKKQGVSLIITVDVGITAHAAIDKANELGVDVILTDHHLPADTIPSAFVVVNPNQGDCPSGLGYLCGAGVAFYLLRGLKRHFHDHPQLPKNNWDLKEVLDYFTIGTLTDMVPLVDDNRVLVKHGLVKLAETKRAGLRALLEELDLTGRPLTSQDVAIRFAPKLNALSRMESGILPIDIFLLDDPSQARDMVRQVMKNNSTRVQLQGDAEAEAQQLLQGWPHQDFVFVASRNFHRGVLGLIATKLTQVYNKPAFVGAVGDDGMIVGSARLPQGQEACLVEAMSSAQELLSRFGGHSAAAGFEIAETKVSTFVGKLADHFSDLREKPKPLEIFYDVEAGLSEVSEALMKWYDFVGPFGAGFSIPLIHFTNVQVLSKRELKGGHLRLKIADADGGASAEALLFTPTPRQLDTLTNVPGFYHVLGELQWNYFAGQKTVQILIRDLKAAT; encoded by the coding sequence ATGAATCCTTTGTGGACGCTGCGGGAATCTGAAAATGAGCCAGTCATCCCCTCGAATGTCGAGGGGCAATGGCCGAAGCTCATCACGAAGGTTCTTGCAGCCCGCGGTTTTGCCGAAGCTTCCCATGTTGAGAAGCTTCTTTTCCCGAAGCTCGCTGATTTGAAAGATCCTCTTGTACTTAAGGGGATGTCTCAAGCTCTTGAGCGCCTGGGTCAGGCGTACCTGAATAAAGAAAAAATCTGCATCTATGCTGACTTCGATCTGGATGGAACTTCCGGTCTGGCGTTGCTGAAAACCGGCATGCTGGCCTTGGGTTTCCCCGATGTTTTGCACTATCAGCCCAAACGTCTGGCTGAAGGTTACGGCTTCCATGCCCATGCTGTGGAAGAACTGAAAAAGCAAGGTGTCAGTCTGATCATCACTGTAGACGTTGGTATCACCGCGCACGCGGCGATTGATAAAGCCAATGAACTGGGTGTGGATGTTATTCTGACCGACCACCATTTGCCTGCCGATACCATTCCTTCTGCCTTTGTGGTGGTGAATCCCAATCAAGGCGATTGTCCGTCGGGATTGGGTTATCTTTGTGGTGCCGGTGTTGCCTTCTATCTTTTGCGTGGATTGAAACGTCACTTCCACGATCATCCACAACTGCCTAAAAACAATTGGGATTTAAAAGAGGTACTAGATTACTTTACCATTGGCACTCTGACAGACATGGTTCCGCTGGTGGATGACAACCGCGTGCTGGTAAAACACGGCCTGGTGAAGCTGGCTGAAACCAAGCGCGCCGGACTTCGAGCATTGCTTGAAGAATTGGATCTGACCGGACGCCCATTGACCAGTCAGGATGTGGCAATTCGTTTTGCTCCAAAACTGAATGCGCTTTCGCGCATGGAATCCGGCATTCTTCCGATTGATATATTCCTGTTGGATGATCCAAGCCAAGCCCGCGATATGGTTCGACAAGTGATGAAGAATAATTCCACCCGCGTGCAGTTGCAGGGGGATGCGGAAGCTGAAGCTCAACAATTACTTCAAGGCTGGCCTCATCAGGATTTCGTCTTTGTGGCTTCCAGAAATTTCCATCGAGGCGTTCTTGGATTGATCGCGACCAAGCTGACCCAAGTCTATAACAAACCGGCCTTTGTGGGTGCGGTGGGTGATGATGGCATGATCGTGGGCAGTGCCCGTTTGCCACAAGGTCAGGAAGCCTGCCTGGTGGAAGCGATGTCTTCGGCGCAGGAATTGCTCAGTCGTTTCGGAGGTCACTCGGCCGCGGCGGGTTTTGAAATTGCTGAAACCAAGGTTTCCACTTTCGTGGGGAAACTAGCGGATCATTTCTCGGATTTGCGCGAAAAGCCAAAACCGCTTGAAATCTTCTATGATGTTGAAGCCGGGCTTTCCGAAGTCAGCGAAGCTCTGATGAAGTGGTATGATTTCGTCGGTCCGTTCGGGGCGGGGTTCTCGATTCCTTTGATTCATTTTACCAATGTTCAGGTTTTGTCCAAGCGCGAGCTGAAGGGCGGTCATCTTCGATTGAAGATTGCTGATGCCGATGGCGGGGCTTCCGCGGAAGCTTTGTTGTTCACGCCGACACCGCGCCAGCTGGATACCTTGACGAATGTGCCAGGGTTCTACCATGTTCTGGGTGAACTGCAGTGGAACTATTTTGCCGGGCAAAAGACAGTTCAGATTCTTATTCGGGATTTAAAGGCAGCCACATGA
- the secF gene encoding protein translocase subunit SecF gives MSNKNTESFGRFDFVGKAWFFGGVSLVLVVASLIYLAVHGISYGIDFKGGTEIQVKFDQGVTIDQVRDSVAGLDLGEVGVQSFGEGNEFIIRFQGREGKTDKETNEILNADLGKVRGIIAEKFVASNPDIRRIDTVGPQVGAELKRNGLLAVFYCLLVILIYVALRFDYKFAPGAVLCLFHDAVITLAVFVLVGKEVNVSILAAIMTLIGFSLNDTIVVFDRIREVDTGNHDKGFKFVINKSINEMLVRTLITSGTTFVSALCLYIFADGTVEDIAFSICVGIFFGTYSSIYVAAPFVLLMDKLQFKKAKAA, from the coding sequence ATGTCTAATAAAAATACAGAATCCTTTGGACGTTTTGATTTCGTCGGTAAAGCCTGGTTCTTCGGGGGCGTGTCCCTGGTCCTGGTTGTTGCTTCTTTGATTTATCTTGCAGTTCACGGCATCAGCTACGGTATCGACTTTAAAGGTGGTACTGAGATCCAGGTGAAGTTTGACCAGGGTGTGACCATTGATCAGGTTCGTGATTCTGTCGCGGGTTTGGATTTGGGTGAAGTGGGTGTTCAATCTTTCGGTGAAGGCAACGAATTCATCATTCGTTTCCAGGGCCGTGAAGGTAAAACGGACAAAGAAACCAATGAAATCCTGAATGCGGACTTGGGTAAGGTTCGTGGTATCATTGCAGAAAAGTTTGTTGCTTCCAATCCGGACATCCGTCGTATTGATACTGTGGGTCCTCAAGTGGGGGCAGAGTTGAAGCGTAACGGTTTGCTGGCAGTCTTCTATTGCTTGCTGGTGATCCTGATCTACGTGGCACTTCGTTTTGACTACAAGTTCGCTCCGGGCGCAGTGCTTTGCTTGTTCCACGATGCGGTGATCACTTTGGCGGTCTTCGTTCTTGTTGGTAAAGAAGTGAATGTGTCCATCCTGGCTGCGATCATGACACTGATTGGTTTCTCTCTGAATGACACCATCGTCGTATTTGACCGTATTCGTGAGGTTGACACTGGTAACCACGACAAGGGCTTTAAGTTCGTTATCAACAAGTCCATCAACGAAATGTTGGTGCGTACTTTGATCACGTCCGGGACCACTTTCGTATCTGCTCTTTGCCTTTACATCTTTGCTGATGGCACAGTTGAAGACATCGCGTTCTCTATCTGTGTTGGTATCTTCTTCGGTACTTACTCTTCTATCTACGTAGCGGCTCCTTTCGTACTTTTGATGGACAAGCTCCAGTTCAAAAAAGCTAAAGCGGCTTAA
- the secD gene encoding protein translocase subunit SecD — protein sequence MEGLRWRTFVAVLGVAASLVWVLPNLVNLSEVSWWPSKQKLNYGLDIQGGLHLVMGVDVDGVVKESTTRLISTIKAEMTKDNVAYADVKSEKPESGEVQVVVADAAGKAAVEKFISDKYSTVLQVVSSTDTSVTARYFDAYLNDYKNRVIQQSIETIRNRIDEFGVAEPSISQQGANRILIQLPGMADAEKAKQLINTTAKLDFMIVSHEKTPQELQVMIAEVEKAGNFNMENTKYSDYVTRVNEALAGKLPEKTVVYFEKAPNATTIDAGAIPYLLKTDTDLGGGALDDAFVGYDQYGSPQVSLQFNSAGAQKFADLTGNNVGKQMAIVLDKIVKSAPSVRDRIAGGSAVITLGGGRDRNGMMEEAKMISTSLRAGALPASLEQLEERRVGPTLGADAIGKAKLGSYVGAAIIIIFMIAYYKSMGVVASVALGLNILGIFALLTTFGATLTLPGIAGIALTVGFAVDANVLINERIREELRMGHGIKVAVAEGYNRAMSAIIDANVTTAATAVVLLYFGTGPVRGFAVTLLIGIVTSMFANVFVSKVIVDTLVNKFNLKKLSV from the coding sequence ATGGAAGGTCTTCGCTGGAGAACGTTTGTAGCAGTATTGGGCGTTGCCGCATCTTTGGTGTGGGTATTGCCTAACTTGGTAAATCTGTCGGAAGTGTCCTGGTGGCCTTCGAAGCAAAAGCTGAATTATGGTCTGGACATTCAGGGTGGTTTGCACCTTGTTATGGGTGTGGACGTGGATGGGGTGGTTAAAGAAAGCACCACTCGTCTGATCAGCACCATTAAAGCGGAAATGACCAAGGATAACGTGGCCTATGCTGACGTTAAGTCCGAAAAGCCAGAATCCGGAGAGGTTCAGGTTGTGGTGGCTGATGCCGCTGGTAAAGCTGCTGTTGAGAAATTCATTTCCGACAAATATTCAACTGTTTTGCAGGTTGTGAGCTCTACAGACACATCTGTGACGGCTCGTTACTTCGATGCTTACCTGAATGACTACAAAAATCGTGTTATTCAGCAGTCCATCGAAACCATCCGTAACCGTATCGATGAATTCGGTGTGGCAGAGCCTTCGATTTCCCAGCAGGGTGCCAACCGCATCCTGATCCAGTTGCCGGGTATGGCTGACGCTGAAAAAGCGAAACAGCTTATCAACACAACTGCGAAACTGGATTTCATGATCGTGTCCCATGAAAAGACACCTCAGGAACTTCAGGTGATGATTGCCGAAGTTGAAAAAGCCGGCAATTTCAACATGGAAAACACCAAGTATTCAGATTATGTGACTCGCGTGAACGAGGCTTTGGCTGGCAAACTTCCTGAAAAAACGGTTGTTTACTTTGAAAAAGCTCCGAATGCGACGACTATCGATGCGGGTGCCATCCCTTATCTTCTGAAAACTGACACAGACCTTGGGGGCGGCGCTTTGGATGACGCTTTCGTGGGTTATGACCAATACGGTTCTCCACAAGTGTCCCTGCAATTCAACTCTGCGGGTGCTCAGAAGTTCGCGGATCTGACTGGCAATAACGTGGGCAAACAAATGGCCATCGTTTTGGATAAGATCGTTAAATCTGCACCAAGTGTCCGTGATCGTATCGCGGGTGGTTCAGCGGTGATCACTTTGGGTGGCGGACGTGACCGTAACGGCATGATGGAAGAGGCGAAAATGATCTCCACTTCCCTGCGTGCGGGTGCGTTGCCAGCTTCTTTGGAGCAACTTGAAGAGCGTCGTGTGGGGCCTACTTTGGGTGCCGATGCGATTGGTAAAGCCAAACTGGGTTCTTATGTTGGTGCGGCGATCATCATTATCTTCATGATTGCTTACTATAAATCCATGGGTGTTGTGGCTTCCGTGGCGTTGGGTCTGAATATCCTGGGTATCTTTGCTTTGTTGACGACTTTCGGTGCGACTCTGACATTGCCAGGTATTGCGGGTATCGCATTGACAGTGGGCTTTGCAGTTGATGCCAACGTTCTGATCAATGAGCGGATCCGGGAAGAACTGCGAATGGGGCATGGAATCAAGGTGGCTGTGGCTGAAGGCTACAACCGTGCGATGTCTGCGATCATCGATGCCAACGTGACGACGGCGGCAACCGCTGTGGTTCTGTTGTACTTCGGTACAGGGCCGGTGCGTGGTTTCGCGGTCACTCTTTTGATCGGTATCGTGACGTCCATGTTCGCAAACGTGTTTGTGTCCAAGGTGATCGTTGATACTTTGGTGAATAAGTTCAACCTTAAGAAGTTGTCGGTTTAG
- the yajC gene encoding preprotein translocase subunit YajC, whose amino-acid sequence MLYGLLVSTAHAQSAAPGGQPSAFEMFVPFIFIFVIFYFLIIRPQSKRQKEHQKFLTEIKRGDEVVTSSGILGRVEGITEQFVTLEIADGVKVKMLRSQIATSQKAATQEEKK is encoded by the coding sequence ATGTTATACGGACTTCTTGTATCCACAGCTCATGCACAATCAGCAGCTCCTGGCGGCCAGCCATCGGCTTTCGAAATGTTTGTGCCGTTCATCTTTATCTTCGTCATCTTCTATTTCCTTATCATTCGCCCTCAGTCCAAGCGTCAGAAAGAACACCAGAAGTTCCTGACTGAAATCAAAAGAGGTGACGAAGTTGTCACTTCCTCCGGCATCCTGGGCCGTGTAGAAGGCATCACTGAACAGTTTGTGACTTTGGAGATCGCAGACGGTGTTAAGGTGAAAATGCTTCGCAGCCAGATCGCAACATCTCAGAAAGCAGCAACTCAAGAGGAAAAGAAATAA
- the tgt gene encoding tRNA guanosine(34) transglycosylase Tgt — protein sequence MLDGHNSTATDATMKLGEFKVHATDGHARRATLMTAHGPVQTPVFMAVGTKATVKAMTPEELKDCGTQVVLGNTYHLHLRPGEKTIARMGGLHKFMNWHGPILTDSGGFQVFSLSQLRNMTEEGVEFRSHLDGAKHFISPEKSMEIQMDLGSDIIMAFDECLKYPATDEEIEKSMALTYRWLLRSQAAMTRKESLLFGIVQGGLSLKHRLKSMEQICSVDLPGYALGGFSVGEPMHLMHALLPDVAPRMPANKPRYLMGVGTPTDLIIAIDSGVDMFDCVMPTRVARNGTIYTWNGKVSIKRSEYKEDPSALDPECDCYTCKNYSKSYLRHMFMSGEILGSRLNTIHNIHFYMKVMEKAREAIAQGRWAEYRDFCLTRFAKKDS from the coding sequence ATGTTGGACGGTCACAATTCCACAGCAACAGATGCAACTATGAAACTGGGTGAATTCAAAGTTCACGCGACTGACGGCCATGCCCGTCGTGCCACGCTGATGACGGCGCACGGTCCGGTGCAGACGCCTGTATTTATGGCCGTGGGGACCAAAGCCACAGTGAAAGCCATGACGCCGGAAGAACTGAAAGACTGCGGCACTCAGGTTGTTTTGGGGAATACCTATCACTTGCATTTGCGTCCTGGTGAAAAAACCATCGCGCGCATGGGGGGCCTGCACAAGTTCATGAACTGGCATGGTCCGATTTTGACGGACTCTGGCGGTTTCCAGGTGTTCTCCTTGTCCCAGCTTCGCAACATGACTGAAGAGGGTGTGGAGTTCCGTTCGCATCTTGATGGCGCGAAGCACTTTATCTCTCCTGAAAAATCCATGGAAATCCAAATGGACCTAGGTTCAGACATCATCATGGCCTTTGACGAGTGCTTGAAGTATCCGGCCACCGATGAAGAGATCGAAAAATCCATGGCGTTGACGTATCGCTGGTTGCTGCGTTCTCAGGCGGCGATGACCCGTAAGGAAAGTCTGTTGTTCGGTATCGTACAGGGCGGTTTGAGCCTGAAGCACCGTTTGAAATCCATGGAGCAGATCTGTTCCGTGGACCTTCCGGGTTATGCTTTGGGTGGCTTCAGTGTCGGGGAGCCGATGCATTTGATGCATGCGTTGCTGCCGGATGTGGCGCCAAGAATGCCAGCCAATAAACCGCGTTATCTGATGGGCGTGGGAACGCCGACAGATTTGATTATCGCAATTGATTCCGGCGTGGATATGTTTGACTGCGTCATGCCTACAAGAGTGGCACGCAACGGGACAATTTACACCTGGAACGGCAAGGTCAGCATCAAACGTTCTGAGTACAAGGAAGATCCTTCAGCCTTGGATCCGGAATGTGATTGCTACACTTGTAAGAACTATTCCAAGTCTTACCTGCGTCACATGTTCATGAGTGGAGAAATCCTGGGATCCCGTCTGAACACCATCCACAACATTCATTTCTATATGAAAGTGATGGAAAAAGCGCGTGAGGCTATCGCCCAGGGCCGTTGGGCAGAGTATCGTGATTTCTGCTTAACACGCTTCGCCAAGAAAGATTCTTAA
- the queA gene encoding tRNA preQ1(34) S-adenosylmethionine ribosyltransferase-isomerase QueA, which yields MKLTDLDFSYPEELIATSPVRPSRVMWVEGELEPQEISLQDLLSRIPAGDVLVVNNTRVLKRRVFSGDVEILFLKQINATDWEVLFPSKKFKIGSVLELPLGVQMTLQQKGRPQTVRLSQEVSEDYFQKVAELPLPPYIQKAREQRHTVDADESWYQTAWNKNPGSFAAPTASLHFSAEDIEGLKSRGVKVLEVTLHVGLGTFLPVTAEDLNDHDMHEEYVEISAATWSAVQKAKAEGRKIWSLGTTTSRSLESAAQGLLGAMSETGFSGFTKLLIQPGYQYKVVDCLMTNFHQPQSTLVALVAGFSSLNRVKACYQWAIERKFRLFSYGDLTVWVAAAKSAVHEG from the coding sequence TTTGGACTTTTCCTACCCTGAAGAGCTTATTGCCACGTCCCCTGTGCGGCCGTCCCGCGTGATGTGGGTGGAAGGTGAATTGGAGCCCCAGGAAATCAGTCTGCAGGATTTGTTGTCGCGAATTCCGGCGGGCGATGTGCTGGTCGTGAATAACACCCGTGTTCTGAAACGCCGGGTATTTTCGGGCGACGTTGAAATCCTTTTTCTGAAACAGATCAATGCCACGGACTGGGAGGTTTTGTTCCCGTCCAAGAAATTTAAAATTGGCTCTGTGCTGGAGCTTCCTTTGGGTGTGCAGATGACTTTGCAGCAAAAAGGCCGCCCGCAAACCGTTCGGCTGAGTCAGGAAGTCAGCGAAGACTACTTCCAAAAAGTGGCTGAATTGCCACTGCCTCCCTACATTCAAAAAGCCCGTGAACAGCGCCACACGGTGGATGCTGATGAATCCTGGTATCAAACGGCGTGGAATAAAAATCCGGGCAGTTTCGCGGCTCCGACGGCGAGCCTGCATTTTTCTGCAGAGGATATCGAAGGTCTGAAATCCCGCGGAGTGAAAGTTCTGGAAGTCACTTTACATGTGGGTCTGGGAACTTTCCTGCCGGTGACGGCGGAAGATTTGAATGATCACGATATGCACGAAGAGTATGTCGAAATCTCTGCGGCGACCTGGTCGGCAGTGCAAAAAGCCAAGGCGGAAGGTCGTAAGATCTGGTCGCTGGGCACCACCACCAGTCGTTCGCTGGAAAGTGCGGCGCAAGGTCTGTTGGGCGCGATGTCCGAAACTGGTTTCAGTGGTTTTACCAAGCTGCTGATTCAGCCGGGATATCAGTACAAAGTGGTCGATTGTCTGATGACGAATTTCCATCAGCCGCAGTCGACTTTGGTGGCTTTGGTCGCCGGATTTTCTTCCTTGAATCGAGTAAAAGCTTGCTATCAATGGGCCATTGAGCGAAAGTTCCGGCTCTTTTCTTATGGCGATCTGACAGTTTGGGTCGCGGCCGCAAAGTCGGCAGTTCACGAAGGGTGA